The Drosophila bipectinata strain 14024-0381.07 chromosome 2L, DbipHiC1v2, whole genome shotgun sequence genome has a segment encoding these proteins:
- the daw gene encoding growth/differentiation factor 8 isoform X1, whose protein sequence is MAKYFITLVLLVCLALENNNIYNRLHARSHPSSRGDILRPHPKHQPHPLVQHTSQQLQQQHHIRQKRSRQLKHAEPDPTSEEDEAPISQEEYYARLRRHVLHQQEHLMEQERSYNHHAPEHLPLPHLWQLLLEQDEKDHRNQNPIESDDYPRMFGDAPQVASSSSDDLSDLDLTPLEFARNELMAEDRRHQLEEELEQKHEKDQEVEPEPPVVPDAHLLEKNITISVKSSGGGCPKCESNRQVEHITEEQLTHLRIEFVKQQILEKLRLKESPKVAAVELPKPIFEGVTLSHPDDSTKNKELDDYYARTSKKFILLNREHVECQRMGSKPSMCFSFKIDDPNTEGFDVSTAVLWLYKNKQNRTAVVEEGPQLNSTQKQQTIVVSEVEVEQQEDSKYLPVAKTIAIQSVDAQDEWMKIDIEWPIKRWIGSHELSHLIHISCESCDVSSMEEIISVDKDYRPFIMIDTQSRRTKSRQKRSINCSSGVTECCREQLYISFKEIGWSNWILQPEGYNAYFCRGSCSSVASVTQAASHHSSLMKILSTNNANKSLELVPCCTAKQYSSLQLVVMDSSNTATLKTLPNMVVESCGCR, encoded by the exons ATGGCGAAATACTTTATTACTCTGGTGCTGTTGGTGTGCCTGGCCTTGGAGAATAATAACATTTACAATCGCCTGCATGCCCGATCGCATCCCAGCTCCCGTGGCGACATCCTGCGTCCGCACCCCAAGCACCAGCCACATCCTCTAGTGCAGCACACCTCTCAgcagctgcaacagcagcaccacATCCGCCAAAAGAGATCAAGGCAGTTGAAGCATGCAGAACCGGATCCAACCAGCGAGGAGGACGAAGCACCGATCAGCCAGGAAGAGTACTACGCCAGACTGAGGCGACATGTCCTGCATCAGCAGGAGCACCTGATGGAGCAGGAGCGTAGCTACAACCACCATGCCCCGGAGCACTTGCCGTTGCCTCATCTGTGGCAGCTCCTGCTCGAGCAGGACGAAAAGGACCACCGCAACCAAAACCCAATCGAGAGCGATGACTATCCCCGCATGTTTGGTGATGCCCCCCAAGTTGcatcctcctcatccgacgaTCTATCCGATCTGGACCTAACTCCTTTGGAATTTGCCCGAAATGAACTAATGGCAGAGGATCGCAGGCACCAGCTGGAAGAGGAGCTGGAGCAGAAGCACGAGAAGGACCAGGAAGTAGAGCCTGAGCCACCAGTAGTACCCGATGCCCATTTGCTGGAGAAGAATATCACCATTTCAGTAAAGTCCAGCGGCGGCGGCTGTCCCAAATGCGAAAGCAATCGCCAAGTAGAGCACATCACTGAGGAGCAGCTAACCCACCTCCGCATTGAGTTCGTGAAACAGCAGATCCTGGAGAAGCTACGCCTTAAAGAAAGCCCAAAGGTGGCTGCCGTGGAGCTCCCGAAACCCATTTTCGAGGGTGTGACTCTCTCCCATCCTGATGACTCCACCAAAAACAAGGAACTCGACGATTATTATGCACGAACCAGCAAAAAGTTTATACTGCTTAATAGAG agCATGTTGAATGCCAGCGCATGGGTTCGAAGCCGTCAATGTGCTTCAGTTTCAAGATCGATGATCCGAATACCGAAGGATTCGATGTTAGCACCGCCGTTCTGTGGCTCTACAAGAACAAGCAGAATCGCACCGCAGTGGTTGAGGAAGGTCCCCAACTGAACAGCACCCAGAAGCAGCAGACAATCGTGGTCTctgaggtggaggtggagcaACAGGAAGACTCCAAGTACTTGCCAGTGGCCAAAACCATTGCCATTCAGTCGGTGGATGCACAAG ATGAGTGGATGAAAATCGACATCGAATGGCCCATCAAGCGCTGGATAGGCAGCCACGAACTGAGCCATCTCATCCATATATCCTGCGAGTCCTGCGACGTCAGCAGCATGGAGGAGATCATTTCGGTGGACAAGGACTATCGACCATTCATCATGATCGATACGCAGAGCCGGCGAACGAAATCCCGCCAGAAGCGAAGCATTAATTGTTCCAGTGGCGTTACCGAGTGCTGTCGGGAGCAGCTTTACATCTCCTTCAAGGAAATCGGCTGGAGCAACTGGATCCTGCAGCCGGAGGGCTACAATGCCTATTTCTGTAGAGGATCTTGCAGCTCAGTGGCGAGCGTAACGCAAGCAGCCTCCCATCACAGCTCCTTAATG aAAATTCTATCGACAAACAATGCAAACAAGTCGCTAGAGTTGGTGCCTTGCTGCACCGCCAAACAGTATTCCTCGCTGCAGCTGGTCGTGATGGATTCGAGCAACACGGCCACGTTGAAGACCCTGCCCAACATGGTAGTGGAGTCGTGCGGCTGCAGATAG
- the daw gene encoding uncharacterized protein daw isoform X2, giving the protein MAKYFITLVLLVCLALENNNIYNRLHARSHPSSRGDILRPHPKHQPHPLVQHTSQQLQQQHHIRQKRSRQLKHAEPDPTSEEDEAPISQEEYYARLRRHVLHQQEHLMEQERSYNHHAPEHLPLPHLWQLLLEQDEKDHRNQNPIESDDYPRMFGDAPQVASSSSDDLSDLDLTPLEFARNELMAEDRRHQLEEELEQKHEKDQEVEPEPPVVPDAHLLEKNITISVKSSGGGCPKCESNRQVEHITEEQLTHLRIEFVKQQILEKLRLKESPKVAAVELPKPIFEGVTLSHPDDSTKNKELDDYYARTSKKFILLNRAC; this is encoded by the exons ATGGCGAAATACTTTATTACTCTGGTGCTGTTGGTGTGCCTGGCCTTGGAGAATAATAACATTTACAATCGCCTGCATGCCCGATCGCATCCCAGCTCCCGTGGCGACATCCTGCGTCCGCACCCCAAGCACCAGCCACATCCTCTAGTGCAGCACACCTCTCAgcagctgcaacagcagcaccacATCCGCCAAAAGAGATCAAGGCAGTTGAAGCATGCAGAACCGGATCCAACCAGCGAGGAGGACGAAGCACCGATCAGCCAGGAAGAGTACTACGCCAGACTGAGGCGACATGTCCTGCATCAGCAGGAGCACCTGATGGAGCAGGAGCGTAGCTACAACCACCATGCCCCGGAGCACTTGCCGTTGCCTCATCTGTGGCAGCTCCTGCTCGAGCAGGACGAAAAGGACCACCGCAACCAAAACCCAATCGAGAGCGATGACTATCCCCGCATGTTTGGTGATGCCCCCCAAGTTGcatcctcctcatccgacgaTCTATCCGATCTGGACCTAACTCCTTTGGAATTTGCCCGAAATGAACTAATGGCAGAGGATCGCAGGCACCAGCTGGAAGAGGAGCTGGAGCAGAAGCACGAGAAGGACCAGGAAGTAGAGCCTGAGCCACCAGTAGTACCCGATGCCCATTTGCTGGAGAAGAATATCACCATTTCAGTAAAGTCCAGCGGCGGCGGCTGTCCCAAATGCGAAAGCAATCGCCAAGTAGAGCACATCACTGAGGAGCAGCTAACCCACCTCCGCATTGAGTTCGTGAAACAGCAGATCCTGGAGAAGCTACGCCTTAAAGAAAGCCCAAAGGTGGCTGCCGTGGAGCTCCCGAAACCCATTTTCGAGGGTGTGACTCTCTCCCATCCTGATGACTCCACCAAAAACAAGGAACTCGACGATTATTATGCACGAACCAGCAAAAAGTTTATACTGCTTAATAGAG CATGTTGA
- the daw gene encoding inhibin beta A chain isoform X3 — translation MTPPKTRNSTIIMHEPAKSLYCLIEHVECQRMGSKPSMCFSFKIDDPNTEGFDVSTAVLWLYKNKQNRTAVVEEGPQLNSTQKQQTIVVSEVEVEQQEDSKYLPVAKTIAIQSVDAQDEWMKIDIEWPIKRWIGSHELSHLIHISCESCDVSSMEEIISVDKDYRPFIMIDTQSRRTKSRQKRSINCSSGVTECCREQLYISFKEIGWSNWILQPEGYNAYFCRGSCSSVASVTQAASHHSSLMKILSTNNANKSLELVPCCTAKQYSSLQLVVMDSSNTATLKTLPNMVVESCGCR, via the exons ATGACTCCACCAAAAACAAGGAACTCGACGATTATTATGCACGAACCAGCAAAAAGTTTATACTGCTTAATAGAG CATGTTGAATGCCAGCGCATGGGTTCGAAGCCGTCAATGTGCTTCAGTTTCAAGATCGATGATCCGAATACCGAAGGATTCGATGTTAGCACCGCCGTTCTGTGGCTCTACAAGAACAAGCAGAATCGCACCGCAGTGGTTGAGGAAGGTCCCCAACTGAACAGCACCCAGAAGCAGCAGACAATCGTGGTCTctgaggtggaggtggagcaACAGGAAGACTCCAAGTACTTGCCAGTGGCCAAAACCATTGCCATTCAGTCGGTGGATGCACAAG ATGAGTGGATGAAAATCGACATCGAATGGCCCATCAAGCGCTGGATAGGCAGCCACGAACTGAGCCATCTCATCCATATATCCTGCGAGTCCTGCGACGTCAGCAGCATGGAGGAGATCATTTCGGTGGACAAGGACTATCGACCATTCATCATGATCGATACGCAGAGCCGGCGAACGAAATCCCGCCAGAAGCGAAGCATTAATTGTTCCAGTGGCGTTACCGAGTGCTGTCGGGAGCAGCTTTACATCTCCTTCAAGGAAATCGGCTGGAGCAACTGGATCCTGCAGCCGGAGGGCTACAATGCCTATTTCTGTAGAGGATCTTGCAGCTCAGTGGCGAGCGTAACGCAAGCAGCCTCCCATCACAGCTCCTTAATG aAAATTCTATCGACAAACAATGCAAACAAGTCGCTAGAGTTGGTGCCTTGCTGCACCGCCAAACAGTATTCCTCGCTGCAGCTGGTCGTGATGGATTCGAGCAACACGGCCACGTTGAAGACCCTGCCCAACATGGTAGTGGAGTCGTGCGGCTGCAGATAG
- the LOC108125316 gene encoding pyruvate kinase: MAQSATPVLKEGSTQLDHICELEISHPATHHRLVSLIATISHSSRNLDTIYHMILKGVNIFRLNFSHESHEMHSKTLELVHEALERIQHETGHLRTVAIAADTRGPQIRTGLLDGEVFLRSGDNIRLSINRDLYDKGNKEAVYVDYMNIINLTKTGDRLFIDDGKLLLHIMEVGVDGLLCEVIQGGQLNNNCNVILPEVEIDLPAVSEKDMYDIQFSMKANVDFLFASAVRSAKNVKELRTVLGEKGKHIKIIAKMDSKIALSRFSEIMRAADGLLLSRADLGTQIPMEKLFITQKSILGQCNKAGKPVIVASNILETMRYQLQPTRAECFDLANAIIDGADCIMLSSEVAIGPYPNETVATCDKLCREAEKVLWFRDLFSDLVSEVRGELDAAHSLAIASVETAKRTNATLIVVLTSSGRSATLISKFRPRCPILALTRCERTARWVYIHRGILPVVYTSEPSNDYTTDVDSRVQFALTIAKKADIINDGDPIVIVSAWKDGGGFTNNVRVVYAFFEADNVDCLFRSDRRHSVKNTNLQKEGQKVIDTKKSVQI, encoded by the exons atggctcAATCTGCGACTCCTGTGCTGAAGGAGGGCTCTACCCAACTAGATCACATCTGCGAGCTAGAGATCTCCCACCCAGCCACGCACCATCGTCTGGTTTCCTTGATAgcaactatatcccatagttCGCGGAACCTGGACACAATCTACCACATGATATTAAAGGGCGTTAACATTTTCCGGCTGAACTTTTCTCACGAGTCCCACGAGATGCATTCGAAGACCCTTGAGCTGGTGCATGAGGCTCTCGAGCGGATCCAGCATGAGACAGGACACCTACGAACAGTGGCCATAGCGGCGGACACTCGAGGACCTCAGATCCGAACAGGATTGCTGGATGGAGAGGTGTTTCTGCGCAGCGGTGACAACATACGACTTTCCATTAATCGGGATCTGTACGACAAAGGAAACAAGGAGGCTGTCTATGTCGACTACATGAACATCATCAATCTGACCAAGACGGGTGATCGATTGTTCATAGACGATGGAAAGCTTCTGCTCCACATTATGGAAGTGGGCGTGGACGGGCTACTCTGCGAGGTCATTCAGGGCGGACAGTTGAACAATAATTGCAACGTCATCCTGCCTGAGGTTGAGATAGACCTGCCGGCGGTCTCCGAGAAGGACATGTACGACATTCAGTTCAGCATGAAAGCCAATGTAGACTTTCTCTTTGCGTCGGCTGTTCGCAGTGCCAAGAATGTGAAGGAACTTCGCACTGTTCTGGGTGAGAAGGGGAAGCACATCAAGATCATTGCCAAAATGGACAGCAAGATCGCCCTCAGTCGCTTCTCAGAAATAATGCGAGCGGCAGATGGTCTACTCTTGTCGAGGGCTGATCTCGGCACCCAGATACCCATGGAGAAGCTGTTCATCACCCAGAAGAGCATCCTGGGCCAGTGCAACAAGGCAGGCAAGCCGGTGATTGTGGCCTCCAATATACTGGAAACTATGCGATACCAACTTCAGCCCACTCGGGCAGAGTGCTTTGATCTGGCCAATGCTATTATCGATGGAGCGGACTGCATAATGCTCTCCTCGGAGGTGGCCATCGGGCCCTATCCCAACGAAACCGTAGCCACCTGCGACAAGCTGTGCCGCGAGGCGGAAAAGGTTCTCTGGTTTCGGGATCTCTTCTCGGACCTAGTTAGCGAGGTTCGCGGCGAGCTGGACGCTGCCCATTCGCTGGCCATAGCCTCCGTGGAAACGGCCAAGCGCACCAATGCCACCCTCATTGTGGTGCTGACCAGTTCGGGACGTTCCGCCACCTTGATTAGCAAGTTCCGTCCCCGGTGTCCCATCCTGGCACTTACTCGTTGCGAAAGGACCGCCCGCTGGGTGTATATACACCGGGGTATTCTCCCCGTGGTCTACACTTCTGAACCGAGCAACGACTACACCACGGATGTAGATTCCAGGGTCCAGTTTGCCCTCACCATCGCCAAGAAAGCGGACATCATTAATGACGGGGATCCCATTGTCATTGTGAGTGCCTGGAAGGATGGAGGTGGATTCACGAATAATGTGCGCGTGGTGTACGCTTTCTTCGAGGCGGATAACGTGGACTGCCTCTTCCGGTCGGATAGGCGGCACTCCGTTAAAAACACCAACCTGCAGAAGGAGGGACAGAAAGTCATTGACA CCAAGAAAAGTGTTCAAATATAG
- the G6P gene encoding glucose-6-phosphatase catalytic subunit 1: MENLRLLVMDTYSTLLDRELCINEWAQERLSFAEPLWRFMSIYLEPSILFNLLIPLSGIYSQELLTHLLSAVTLVSTLNSFEKWIYPEMRPLWWLREQYAKGQVLNKPQVALESNNLSCETSGGLPCGHSMTFTVFVLILASFFFVHCWQRYVYWRSSIWRFFLYPLIVSVVVCMWLSRLFLATEFLHQCVLGSYFGIRALNCFEGNIKYLYSTRRRSAVMVVIILGGIAIGVYFLKLHLSIDPHWSVREAFKWCPEATFMRHEASPIFILTRDLGNLMGMALASPLSKQRSKESTFLRRCSVLGALELINYGLRQATPKQNGRFAFLAYEFSRNAFHSLTLLKYLTNLY; this comes from the exons ATGGAGAATCTAAGACTGTTGGTGATGGACACCTACAGCACCTTACTCGACCGGGAACTTTGCATCAACGAATGGGCCCAGGAGCG ATTAAGTTTTGCGGAGCCCTTGTGGCGATTTATGAGCATTTATCTGGAGCCCAGTATTCTTTTTAATCTCCTAATACCTCTATCCGGCATCTATAGTCAGGAGCTACTCACGCACTTGCTCTCGGCGGTTACTCTGGTCAGCACTTTGAACTCCTTTGAGAAGTG GATCTATCCAGAAATGCGTCCTTTGTGGTGGCTCAGAGAGCAATACGCCAAAGGTCAAGTGCTTAACAAGCCGCAGGTTGCTCTGGAAAGCAATAATCTGAGTTGTGAAACCAGCGGCGGGCTTCCCTGTGGCCACTCAATGACCTTCACCGTATTTGTTCTGATCCTGGCATCCTTTTTCTTCGTTCACTGCTGGCAAAGATATGTGTACTGGCGTTCCTCCATTTGGCGTTTTTTTCTATATCCTTTGATTGTCAGTGTGGTGGTCTGCATGTGGCTAAGCCGTCTCTTCCTGGCCACCGAGTTCCTACACCAGTGCGTTCTGGGCAGTTACTTTGGCATCAGAGCTTTAAATTGCTTTGAGGGAAACATAAAGTACCTATATTCCACACGACGACGAAGTGCTGTGATGGTGGTTATCATTTTAGGAGGAATCGCTATAGGAGTTTATTTTCTTAAGCTGCATCTTAGCATCGATCCACATTGGTCTGTGAGAGAG GCTTTCAAATGGTGTCCCGAAGCCACCTTCATGCGCCATGAGGCTAGTCCCATATTTATACTGACCCGAGATTTGGGAAACCTAATGGGAATGGCTTTGGCATCCCCCCTATCAAAGCA AAGAAGCAAGGAGTCGACATTTTTGCGAAGGTGCAGTGTCTTGGGAGCTTTGGAGTTGATTAATTATGGCTTGAGGCAAGCTACTCCCAAACAAAACGGCCGATTTGCTTTCCTAGCCTATGAATTTTCTAGAAATGCTTTTCACTCCCTGACattgttaaaatatttaacaaatttgTACTag